Proteins encoded together in one Streptomyces sp. NBC_01216 window:
- a CDS encoding urease subunit gamma, protein MQLTPHEQERLLVHVAADVAEKRRARGVRLNHPEAVALITSHILEGARDGRTVAELMSSGREVLTRDEVMTGIPEMLHDVQVEATFPDGTKLVTVHDPIV, encoded by the coding sequence GTGCAACTGACCCCGCACGAACAGGAACGCCTGCTCGTCCATGTGGCGGCGGACGTGGCGGAGAAGCGCAGGGCGCGCGGTGTGAGGCTCAACCACCCGGAGGCCGTCGCCCTGATCACCTCCCACATCCTGGAGGGTGCCCGCGACGGCCGGACCGTCGCCGAGCTCATGTCCAGTGGACGCGAGGTACTCACCCGCGACGAGGTCATGACCGGGATCCCCGAGATGCTGCACGACGTCCAGGTCGAGGCCACCTTCCCGGACGGCACCAAGCTCGTCACCGTCCATGACCCGATCGTGTGA
- a CDS encoding ATP-dependent Clp protease proteolytic subunit, with translation MTRPDARSVLPEFTERSAYGDRTLDPYSRLLEGRIVFLGTPIDETSANDVIAQLLHLEYAAPDRDISLYINSPGGSLSAMSAIYDTMQVVTCDVETTCLGQAASTAAVLLAAGAPGKRLILPGARVLLRQPSTDEPLRGQPSDLVIQAGELLRLRTMVAGMLATHTGRSRERIDADIDRTTVLDAGAATAYGLVDHVVHHRPAAGGLGAR, from the coding sequence ATGACCCGACCCGACGCCCGCTCCGTGCTGCCCGAGTTCACCGAGCGGAGCGCCTACGGCGACCGCACCCTCGATCCGTACTCAAGGCTTCTGGAGGGGCGGATCGTCTTCCTGGGCACACCGATCGACGAGACCTCGGCGAACGACGTCATCGCACAGCTCCTGCACCTGGAGTACGCCGCGCCGGACCGGGACATCTCGCTGTACATCAACTCCCCCGGCGGCTCGCTCAGCGCCATGTCGGCGATCTACGACACGATGCAGGTCGTCACCTGCGACGTGGAGACCACCTGCCTCGGCCAGGCGGCGTCCACCGCCGCCGTCCTGCTCGCGGCGGGGGCGCCGGGGAAACGGCTGATCCTGCCCGGTGCGCGGGTCCTGCTCCGGCAGCCCTCGACGGACGAGCCGCTGCGCGGGCAGCCGAGCGATCTCGTCATCCAGGCCGGGGAGTTGCTGCGCCTGCGCACCATGGTGGCCGGGATGCTGGCCACCCACACCGGCCGGAGCCGCGAACGGATCGACGCCGACATCGACCGGACCACCGTCCTGGACGCCGGGGCGGCGACCGCCTACGGCCTGGTGGACCACGTGGTCCACCATCGCCCCGCGGCCGGCGGCCTCGGGGCGCGGTGA
- a CDS encoding lysophospholipid acyltransferase family protein, protein MFYYVLKYVLLGPLLRVAFRPRIEGLEHVPEDGAAIIAGNHLSFSDHFLMPVVLKRRITFLAKQEYFTGPGLKGRLTAAFFRSVGQIPVDRSGKEAGRAAIREGLGVLARGELLGIYPEGTRSHDGRLYKGKVGVAVMAVTAGVPVIPCAMVGTFEIQPPGRIVPRVRRVTIRFGAPLDFSRYAGMEGEKAAIRAVTDEIMYEILALSGQEYVDAYAARVKEAEAEVPPGAGARSTRRTRGFPRRGR, encoded by the coding sequence GTGTTCTACTACGTGCTCAAGTACGTTCTGCTCGGACCGCTGCTGAGGGTGGCCTTCCGCCCGCGGATCGAGGGACTGGAGCACGTTCCGGAGGACGGCGCCGCCATCATCGCCGGGAACCACCTGTCGTTCTCCGACCATTTCCTGATGCCGGTCGTGCTCAAGCGGCGGATCACCTTCCTGGCCAAGCAGGAGTACTTCACGGGTCCGGGTCTGAAGGGCCGTCTCACCGCCGCCTTCTTCCGCAGCGTGGGGCAGATCCCGGTGGACCGGTCCGGGAAGGAAGCGGGACGGGCCGCGATCCGCGAGGGTCTCGGCGTGCTGGCCCGGGGCGAGTTACTCGGCATCTATCCCGAGGGGACCCGCTCGCACGACGGACGGCTGTACAAGGGCAAGGTCGGGGTCGCGGTCATGGCGGTCACGGCCGGTGTCCCGGTGATTCCGTGCGCGATGGTGGGCACCTTCGAGATCCAGCCACCCGGCAGGATCGTACCGAGGGTCAGGCGGGTCACCATCCGCTTCGGGGCGCCGCTGGACTTCTCCCGCTACGCGGGCATGGAGGGCGAGAAGGCGGCGATCCGCGCGGTCACGGACGAGATCATGTACGAGATCCTGGCGCTGTCCGGGCAGGAGTACGTGGACGCCTACGCGGCCCGCGTCAAGGAGGCCGAGGCGGAGGTCCCGCCGGGGGCCGGGGCGCGGAGCACTCGGCGGACGCGCGGGTTCCCGCGCAGGGGCCGCTGA
- a CDS encoding urease subunit alpha: MPELHRAVYADLFGPTVGDRIRLADTALLVEIEEDRSGGPGRAGDEAVFGGGKVIRESMGQSRTTRAQGAPDTVVTGAVVLDHWGVVKADVGIRDGRITGIGKAGNPDTMDGVHPDLVIGPETEIIVGNGRIVTAGAVDAHVHFISPGLVDEALAAGITTLVGGGTGPAEGTKATTITPGPWHLARMFAALENAPVNIGLLGKGNTMSRDAMYSQLRGGALGFKIHEDWGATPAVIDACLGVCEETGVQLAVHTDTLNEAGFVRDTLAAIAGRTIHAYHTEGAGGGHAPDIITVVSEPHVLPSSTNPTRPHTVNTIEEHLDMLMVCHHLNPAVPEDLAFAESRIRPSTIAAEDHLHDLGAVSIISSDSQAMGRVGEVIMRTWQTAHVMKLRRGALPGDGRADNHRARRYVAKYTINPAIAQGLDHEIGSVETGKLADLVLWEPAFFGVKPLVVLKGGQIAYAQMGDANASIPTPQPVLPRPMFGALGKAPAANSVNFVSQAAIEDDLPGRLGLDKGFTAIRSTRRITKADMRENDAMPRVEVDADTFTVTIDGDPVEPAPAAELPMAQRYFLF; the protein is encoded by the coding sequence GTGCCTGAGCTGCACCGCGCCGTCTACGCCGACCTGTTCGGTCCCACCGTCGGCGACCGTATCCGGCTCGCCGACACCGCCCTGCTCGTCGAGATCGAGGAGGACCGCTCCGGCGGCCCCGGCCGGGCCGGCGACGAAGCCGTCTTCGGTGGCGGCAAGGTCATCCGGGAATCGATGGGCCAGTCGCGGACCACCCGCGCCCAGGGCGCACCCGACACCGTCGTCACCGGCGCCGTGGTCCTCGACCACTGGGGTGTCGTCAAAGCCGACGTCGGCATCCGCGACGGCCGGATCACCGGCATCGGCAAGGCCGGGAACCCGGACACCATGGACGGGGTCCACCCTGACCTCGTGATCGGCCCCGAGACCGAGATCATCGTCGGCAACGGCCGGATCGTCACCGCGGGCGCCGTCGACGCCCACGTCCACTTCATCTCCCCGGGTCTCGTCGACGAGGCGCTCGCCGCCGGGATCACGACCCTGGTCGGTGGTGGCACCGGACCCGCCGAGGGCACGAAGGCCACCACGATCACCCCCGGTCCCTGGCACCTGGCGCGCATGTTCGCGGCTCTGGAGAACGCGCCCGTGAACATCGGTCTGCTCGGCAAGGGCAACACCATGTCCCGTGACGCCATGTACTCCCAGCTCCGGGGCGGCGCCCTGGGATTCAAGATCCACGAGGACTGGGGGGCGACCCCGGCGGTCATCGACGCCTGCCTCGGCGTCTGTGAGGAGACCGGCGTCCAGCTCGCCGTCCACACCGACACCCTCAACGAAGCGGGATTCGTCCGGGACACCCTCGCCGCGATCGCCGGGCGCACCATCCACGCCTACCACACCGAGGGTGCGGGCGGCGGACACGCGCCGGACATCATCACGGTGGTCTCCGAGCCGCACGTACTGCCCAGCTCCACCAACCCCACACGGCCGCACACCGTCAACACCATCGAGGAGCACCTCGACATGCTGATGGTCTGTCATCACCTCAACCCGGCCGTCCCGGAGGACCTGGCCTTCGCCGAATCCCGCATCCGGCCCTCGACGATCGCCGCCGAGGACCACCTCCACGACCTCGGCGCCGTCTCGATCATCTCCTCCGACTCCCAGGCCATGGGACGCGTCGGTGAAGTGATCATGCGGACCTGGCAGACGGCGCACGTGATGAAGCTGCGTCGCGGAGCGCTGCCCGGCGACGGCCGCGCGGACAACCACCGGGCCCGCCGCTACGTCGCGAAGTACACCATCAATCCCGCGATCGCCCAGGGCCTCGACCACGAGATCGGCTCCGTCGAGACCGGAAAGCTCGCCGACCTGGTCCTCTGGGAGCCGGCCTTCTTCGGAGTGAAGCCCCTGGTCGTGCTGAAGGGCGGCCAGATCGCCTACGCGCAGATGGGCGACGCCAACGCCTCCATCCCCACACCCCAGCCGGTCCTGCCCCGGCCGATGTTCGGGGCCCTCGGCAAGGCCCCGGCGGCCAACTCCGTCAACTTCGTCAGCCAGGCGGCGATCGAGGACGACCTCCCCGGACGTCTGGGGCTGGACAAGGGGTTCACGGCGATCCGGAGCACCCGGCGGATCACGAAGGCTGACATGCGGGAGAACGACGCCATGCCGCGTGTCGAGGTCGACGCCGACACCTTCACGGTGACGATCGACGGCGATCCGGTCGAGCCTGCGCCCGCCGCCGAACTTCCGATGGCCCAGCGGTACTTCCTCTTCTGA
- a CDS encoding urease accessory protein UreD produces the protein MSVRATARLVADADGGLPLLESDGPLALRRTRGTGTRTRVTVVGAMSAPLGGDRLAVEAEARAGARLQVGSAAATIALPGPTAEPASYDVRLTVGAHAELRWLPEPLVSARGSLLRMRTTAELAATARLVLREEQILGRHGETPGTLASRLTVRRAGRPLLDQELGYGPGAPDGWDGGAVLAGHRATGQLLVVAPEFEDKPVEPRLLGENAVLVPLAGPAALVTAVAPDALRLRRVLDEALLALAPA, from the coding sequence ATGAGCGTGCGCGCCACCGCCCGGCTCGTCGCAGACGCCGACGGCGGGCTGCCGCTCCTGGAGAGCGACGGGCCTCTCGCCCTGCGCCGCACCCGCGGCACCGGCACCCGCACCCGGGTCACCGTCGTCGGCGCCATGAGCGCCCCCCTCGGCGGTGACCGGCTCGCCGTCGAGGCGGAGGCGCGTGCCGGCGCCCGGCTCCAGGTCGGCTCGGCCGCCGCCACGATCGCGCTTCCCGGCCCGACCGCCGAGCCCGCCTCCTACGACGTCCGGCTGACCGTCGGTGCCCACGCGGAGCTGCGCTGGCTGCCCGAGCCGCTCGTCTCCGCCCGCGGGTCCCTCCTGCGGATGCGGACGACCGCCGAACTCGCCGCCACCGCGCGGCTGGTACTGCGCGAGGAGCAGATCCTCGGCCGCCACGGCGAGACACCGGGGACGCTCGCCAGCCGGCTGACCGTCCGCCGCGCCGGCCGGCCGCTGCTCGACCAGGAACTCGGCTACGGACCCGGCGCCCCCGACGGCTGGGACGGCGGAGCCGTCCTGGCCGGCCATCGGGCGACCGGGCAACTCCTCGTCGTCGCACCCGAGTTCGAAGACAAGCCGGTAGAGCCGCGACTGCTCGGCGAGAACGCCGTCCTCGTCCCGCTGGCCGGGCCCGCGGCACTGGTCACCGCGGTGGCACCCGACGCGCTCCGGCTGCGCCGCGTCCTGGACGAGGCGCTGCTCGCCCTGGCGCCCGCCTGA
- a CDS encoding LysE family translocator, translating to MDGQLIAFLGVAAGMVAMPGADFTVVVRGALAGRRTGVACAVGVAGGLLVHTALAVAGLAAVLIAVPALYRALQIAGGIYVLLLGVQALREALRASTGEPADTAGEPGVLRGLRQGFLTNVLNPKAPVLFLSLLPQFVPDGAAVVPRTLLLATVVVLLALVWFPLVAVSVDRLGPWLRRPRTARTVCGVTGGALAALGLSLLAAPLSAG from the coding sequence ATGGACGGACAACTGATCGCCTTTCTCGGGGTCGCGGCGGGCATGGTGGCCATGCCCGGCGCCGACTTCACCGTCGTCGTACGCGGCGCGCTCGCCGGGCGCCGGACCGGGGTCGCCTGTGCCGTCGGTGTGGCGGGCGGGCTGCTGGTGCACACCGCGCTCGCCGTGGCGGGCCTCGCCGCCGTGCTGATCGCGGTACCGGCGCTCTACCGTGCCCTCCAGATCGCCGGTGGGATCTACGTGCTCCTGCTCGGTGTCCAGGCGCTACGCGAGGCGCTGCGGGCGTCGACGGGGGAGCCCGCGGACACGGCCGGTGAGCCGGGGGTGCTGCGCGGGCTGCGGCAGGGCTTCCTGACCAATGTGCTCAATCCCAAGGCCCCGGTCCTGTTCCTGAGTCTGCTGCCGCAGTTCGTGCCGGACGGCGCGGCCGTGGTGCCCCGCACGCTGCTGCTGGCGACGGTCGTGGTGCTGCTGGCGCTCGTCTGGTTTCCGCTGGTCGCGGTGTCGGTGGACCGGCTCGGTCCCTGGCTGCGCCGTCCCCGGACCGCGCGCACCGTGTGCGGGGTGACCGGGGGCGCGCTGGCCGCGCTGGGGCTGTCCCTGCTCGCGGCCCCGCTCTCGGCGGGCTGA
- a CDS encoding DUF3048 domain-containing protein has protein sequence MAAERRRPRPGAAVAVLLCAVMTAGSYGCSDAGTPRPVPASAPATPSTPVAPATPRPSGLSPLTGLPARPAPVLGVKIDNAAAARPHTGLGAADLVYVEQVEGGQTRLLAVFSSRLPERTGPVRSARESDIELLAQFGEPALAYSGSQSALEPLLTAAPLIALPQEAAPGAFVRGSARAAPHNLYLLPGRALAAAPGASLARDIGFRFGPAPEGGTPVREHTVRYPAARYAFTWSVADGAWRVAMDGTAARTTDEGPLRAATVVVQYVDIRPSRFHDFLGNTSPFTVTTGSGTALVLRDGRAYEARWNRPDATAGTSFTTPAGAPLDFAAGQVWVVLAPRV, from the coding sequence ATGGCAGCCGAGCGTCGACGTCCACGGCCCGGCGCAGCCGTCGCCGTGCTGTTGTGCGCGGTGATGACCGCCGGGTCGTACGGATGCTCCGACGCGGGCACACCCCGGCCCGTGCCCGCGTCCGCTCCGGCCACCCCCAGCACTCCGGTGGCACCCGCCACCCCCCGCCCGTCCGGTCTCTCACCGCTTACCGGCCTGCCCGCCCGGCCCGCGCCGGTACTCGGCGTGAAGATCGACAACGCTGCGGCGGCCCGCCCGCACACCGGCCTGGGCGCGGCCGACCTGGTCTACGTCGAGCAGGTCGAGGGCGGCCAGACCCGGCTCCTCGCGGTCTTCTCCTCCCGGCTCCCCGAACGCACCGGTCCGGTCCGCAGCGCCCGGGAGTCCGACATCGAGCTGCTCGCCCAGTTCGGTGAGCCGGCACTGGCCTACTCGGGTTCCCAGAGCGCCCTCGAACCGCTCCTCACCGCCGCTCCGCTGATCGCCCTGCCGCAGGAGGCGGCCCCCGGGGCCTTCGTCCGCGGCTCCGCCCGCGCCGCGCCCCACAACCTGTACCTGCTGCCCGGACGGGCTCTCGCGGCGGCTCCCGGGGCGAGCCTCGCCCGGGACATCGGCTTCCGGTTCGGGCCGGCCCCCGAGGGCGGTACCCCGGTCCGCGAGCACACCGTGCGCTACCCCGCCGCCCGCTACGCCTTCACCTGGTCCGTCGCGGACGGGGCATGGCGGGTGGCGATGGACGGCACGGCGGCGCGGACCACCGACGAGGGACCGCTGCGGGCGGCGACCGTCGTGGTCCAGTACGTCGACATCCGGCCGTCGCGCTTCCACGACTTCCTCGGGAACACCTCCCCGTTCACGGTGACCACCGGCTCCGGGACCGCGCTCGTGCTGCGCGACGGACGGGCCTACGAAGCCCGCTGGAACCGGCCCGATGCCACGGCCGGCACCAGTTTCACCACGCCGGCCGGGGCGCCGCTGGACTTCGCCGCCGGCCAGGTCTGGGTCGTGCTCGCGCCGCGCGTCTGA
- a CDS encoding alpha/beta hydrolase → MLGSTGALIAGVLSATVLAAPPAGADSRDHRSHAEYRGAVIAADRAARRGIDWADCPAGWGLEKPIQCGRVTVPLDYARPYGRQIEIAVDRVAATGTAAEHQGALVYNPGGPGGSGLRFPRRVVTRNAIWANTARAYDFVGFDPRGVGHSAPLSCVDPAEFVKGPKPDPVPDTEADKRAQRKLAAEYAAGCAEKSGDLLPHMNTPDTARDLDVIRAALGERKLNFVGVSYGTYLGAVYGSLFPAHVRRMVLDSVVNPSTRKIWYGVNLDQDIAFEGRLEDWMTWVARNDATYHLGDTYAEVRRQWETLRAAAKEHPLGGTVGPAELIGFFQNAPYYDSMWAPVAAAWSSYAAGDPQPLVDAAAGDPTDTAGNIAAENGNAVYNAVECGDAPWPTDWRTWDRDNSRLHARYPFMTWANAWMNLPCATWSAPPRRPTEIRTGRGLPPVLIAQSERDAATPYAGAVELHKRFKGSRLITERDAGSHGITTLVNPCLNTRVEAYLLTGRLDHADVTCGPHAPPRP, encoded by the coding sequence ATGCTCGGCTCGACCGGCGCCCTGATAGCCGGCGTGCTGTCGGCCACGGTGCTGGCGGCACCACCCGCCGGAGCCGACAGCCGCGACCACCGTTCCCACGCGGAGTACCGCGGTGCCGTGATCGCCGCCGACCGGGCCGCGCGGCGGGGCATCGACTGGGCGGACTGCCCGGCCGGCTGGGGGCTGGAGAAACCGATCCAGTGCGGCCGGGTGACCGTTCCCCTCGACTACGCCCGGCCGTACGGCCGGCAGATCGAGATCGCCGTCGACCGTGTCGCCGCCACCGGCACCGCCGCCGAGCACCAGGGTGCGCTCGTGTACAACCCCGGCGGCCCCGGGGGATCCGGCCTGCGTTTCCCGCGCCGGGTCGTCACCAGGAACGCGATCTGGGCGAACACCGCCAGGGCCTACGACTTCGTGGGCTTCGACCCGCGCGGAGTCGGCCACTCGGCCCCCCTCTCCTGCGTCGACCCGGCCGAGTTCGTCAAGGGTCCCAAGCCCGACCCGGTCCCCGACACCGAGGCCGACAAGCGTGCCCAGCGCAAGCTCGCCGCCGAGTACGCCGCCGGATGCGCCGAGAAGAGCGGCGACCTGCTGCCGCACATGAACACCCCCGACACCGCCCGGGACCTGGACGTCATCCGGGCCGCACTCGGCGAACGGAAGCTCAACTTCGTCGGAGTCTCCTACGGCACCTACCTCGGAGCCGTCTACGGCAGCCTCTTTCCGGCCCACGTCCGGCGCATGGTGCTCGACAGCGTCGTGAACCCCTCGACGCGCAAGATCTGGTATGGGGTCAACCTCGACCAGGACATCGCCTTCGAGGGCCGGCTCGAGGACTGGATGACCTGGGTCGCCCGCAACGACGCCACCTACCACCTCGGCGACACCTACGCCGAGGTCCGCCGCCAGTGGGAGACCCTGCGCGCCGCGGCCAAGGAGCACCCGCTCGGGGGCACGGTCGGCCCGGCCGAGCTCATCGGCTTCTTCCAGAACGCCCCGTACTACGACTCCATGTGGGCCCCCGTCGCCGCGGCGTGGAGCTCCTACGCCGCCGGCGACCCCCAGCCGCTCGTGGACGCCGCCGCCGGGGACCCCACCGACACGGCCGGCAACATCGCCGCGGAGAACGGCAACGCCGTCTACAACGCCGTCGAGTGCGGCGACGCGCCCTGGCCGACCGACTGGCGGACCTGGGACCGGGACAACAGCCGGCTGCACGCGCGCTACCCGTTCATGACCTGGGCCAACGCCTGGATGAACCTGCCCTGCGCCACCTGGTCCGCGCCGCCGCGCCGGCCGACCGAGATCCGCACCGGCCGGGGACTCCCGCCGGTGCTCATCGCGCAGTCCGAGCGCGACGCGGCCACGCCGTACGCCGGAGCCGTCGAGCTGCACAAGCGGTTCAAGGGCTCGCGGCTGATCACCGAGAGGGACGCCGGGTCACACGGCATCACCACCCTGGTCAACCCGTGCCTCAACACCAGGGTGGAGGCGTACCTGCTGACCGGGCGACTGGACCACGCGGACGTGACCTGCGGGCCGCACGCTCCGCCCCGCCCGTAA
- a CDS encoding C40 family peptidase, with protein sequence MTAQAHVPSLLFRAGAVSALTLAAVGGTLLAPGATPEAEAATSYAGKALNVAASKKGAPYRYGATGPTRFDCSGLTLYSYKRAGKSLPRTAQQQYDKTRHIRAAGRQKGDLVFFHTGGRVYHVGIYAGSGRIWHAPKTGSWVKLDKIWSSKVYYGRVR encoded by the coding sequence ATGACCGCGCAGGCACATGTCCCGTCCTTGCTGTTCCGGGCCGGAGCCGTCTCGGCTCTCACCCTGGCCGCCGTCGGCGGCACACTGCTGGCACCGGGCGCCACGCCGGAGGCCGAGGCCGCCACCTCGTACGCCGGCAAGGCGCTGAACGTCGCGGCCTCGAAGAAGGGCGCCCCGTACAGGTACGGGGCGACCGGACCCACCCGGTTCGACTGCTCGGGGCTCACGCTCTACTCGTACAAGCGGGCGGGCAAGTCGCTGCCCCGTACGGCGCAGCAGCAGTACGACAAGACCCGGCACATCCGGGCCGCCGGCAGGCAGAAGGGCGACCTGGTCTTCTTCCACACCGGTGGCAGGGTGTACCACGTCGGCATCTACGCCGGGAGCGGCCGGATCTGGCACGCCCCCAAGACCGGGTCCTGGGTCAAGCTCGACAAGATCTGGTCGTCGAAGGTCTACTACGGCCGCGTCCGCTGA
- a CDS encoding type II toxin-antitoxin system Phd/YefM family antitoxin, translating to MAYEIPVTQARAELADLINRVVYGDERVVVTRHGKPLVALVSAADLERLEAEEAREASEAEEQVVSSLSRVRTLASAPGEQGRFGIAARHREPGV from the coding sequence ATGGCCTACGAGATTCCGGTGACGCAAGCACGTGCTGAGCTCGCCGACTTGATCAACCGCGTGGTGTACGGCGACGAGCGCGTCGTCGTGACCCGGCACGGAAAGCCGCTCGTGGCGCTCGTCTCCGCAGCTGACCTGGAACGACTGGAGGCGGAGGAGGCGCGCGAGGCATCGGAGGCCGAGGAGCAGGTCGTCTCGTCGCTCTCCCGCGTCCGCACCCTCGCGTCCGCTCCGGGCGAACAGGGCCGCTTCGGCATCGCCGCGCGCCACCGCGAGCCGGGCGTCTGA
- a CDS encoding urease subunit beta: protein MIPGEILHGDGPIVLNQGRAVTRLTVLNAADRPVQVGSHYHFAEANPGLDFDRAAARGRRLHIAAGTAVRFEPGIPVEVELVPLAGRRIVPGLRAETAGPLDAPAGAGAEEAHRA, encoded by the coding sequence ATGATCCCGGGAGAGATCCTGCACGGTGACGGCCCGATCGTCCTCAACCAGGGCCGTGCCGTCACCCGCCTCACCGTCCTCAACGCCGCCGACCGGCCCGTCCAGGTCGGCTCCCACTACCACTTCGCCGAGGCCAACCCCGGCCTGGACTTCGACCGCGCCGCGGCCCGCGGCCGGCGGTTGCACATCGCCGCCGGTACCGCCGTGCGCTTCGAGCCCGGCATTCCGGTCGAGGTCGAACTCGTCCCGCTGGCAGGCCGGCGGATCGTCCCGGGTCTGCGGGCGGAGACCGCCGGCCCCCTCGACGCCCCGGCGGGCGCCGGGGCGGAGGAGGCCCACCGTGCCTGA
- the ureG gene encoding urease accessory protein UreG, giving the protein MHLDHHHHHDGAALSADAHRPDGTRRALRIGLGGPVGSGKTATVAALCRALRDQLSIAVVTNDIYTREDAEFLLRNAVLPPERIRAVETGACPHTAIRDDISANLEAVEELEESVGPLDLILVESGGDNLTATFSRGLVDAQVFVIDVAGGDDIPRKGGPGVTTSDLLVVNKTDLAPHVGSDLRRMARDAARQRGDLPVAFTSLTGVEGVAPVAAWVRERLAAWSA; this is encoded by the coding sequence ATGCACCTCGACCACCACCACCACCACGACGGCGCCGCCCTCTCCGCGGACGCCCACCGCCCCGACGGCACCCGGCGCGCCCTGCGGATCGGCCTCGGCGGCCCCGTCGGCTCCGGCAAGACCGCCACCGTAGCGGCGCTCTGCCGCGCCCTGCGCGACCAGCTCTCCATCGCCGTCGTCACCAACGACATCTACACCCGTGAGGACGCCGAGTTCCTGCTCCGCAACGCCGTTCTGCCACCCGAGCGCATCCGCGCCGTCGAGACCGGCGCCTGTCCCCACACCGCGATCCGGGACGACATCTCGGCCAATCTCGAAGCCGTCGAGGAACTGGAGGAGTCCGTCGGTCCCCTGGATCTGATCCTGGTCGAGTCCGGCGGCGACAACCTCACCGCCACCTTCTCCCGGGGGCTGGTCGACGCTCAGGTCTTCGTCATCGACGTGGCCGGCGGTGACGACATCCCGCGCAAGGGCGGCCCCGGCGTCACGACATCCGACCTGTTGGTCGTCAACAAGACCGACCTCGCCCCGCATGTCGGTTCCGACCTGCGGCGAATGGCGCGCGACGCGGCGCGACAGCGGGGCGACCTGCCCGTCGCGTTCACCTCCCTGACCGGCGTGGAGGGTGTCGCCCCCGTCGCCGCCTGGGTCCGCGAGCGGCTCGCCGCCTGGTCCGCATGA
- a CDS encoding urease accessory protein UreF, with the protein MDAHTPSRAALLVLADGRFPAGGHAHSGGVEAAVAAGRITDAAGLAAFCRGRLHTTGLTAAALAAAAAFGHDPAELDAAADARTPSPALRAAARKLGRQMMRAARAAWPCPELDALATAFPRGAHQPVVLGTAARAAGLGPFDAASCVAYETVSGPATAAVRLLGLDPFQATAVLARLAPELDRVAERAAAAARQGADALPAASAPLLDITAEQHATWPVRLFAS; encoded by the coding sequence ATGGACGCGCACACGCCCAGCCGGGCCGCCCTGCTGGTGCTCGCCGACGGCCGCTTCCCCGCCGGCGGGCACGCCCACTCCGGCGGAGTCGAGGCCGCCGTCGCGGCGGGCCGGATCACCGACGCGGCCGGCCTGGCGGCCTTCTGCCGGGGCCGCCTGCACACCACGGGGCTGACCGCGGCGGCGCTGGCCGCGGCGGCGGCGTTCGGACACGACCCTGCCGAACTCGACGCCGCCGCCGACGCGCGGACGCCGTCTCCCGCCCTGCGGGCCGCCGCCCGCAAACTGGGCCGCCAGATGATGCGGGCCGCGCGCGCCGCCTGGCCCTGCCCCGAACTCGACGCGCTCGCCACCGCGTTCCCCCGTGGCGCCCACCAGCCCGTCGTCCTCGGCACCGCCGCCCGCGCCGCCGGACTCGGACCCTTCGACGCCGCGTCCTGCGTCGCGTACGAGACCGTCAGCGGCCCCGCGACCGCCGCCGTGCGCCTCCTCGGCCTCGACCCCTTCCAGGCCACGGCCGTCCTCGCCCGTCTCGCACCCGAACTGGACCGGGTCGCCGAGCGGGCCGCCGCTGCCGCCCGGCAGGGAGCGGACGCGCTGCCCGCCGCCTCGGCGCCGCTGCTGGACATCACCGCGGAGCAGCACGCGACCTGGCCCGTCCGCCTCTTCGCCTCCTGA